The stretch of DNA ttttctgtgacaaatttcatttttgacctttgtttgaccccgtagcgaactcttgaccttgacataatctctgataacatggcatgggaaaagcacgcgcaatgtcaagatctgtctgaataactaaacgtgaaccatgtacagcgtacggtaatgaagtaatgagcgtttaaacttcgttccgaAATTTCGTATTTGTGTCCCAGAAATGGAGGAATTGTTATTTGTCCAGACATATTTTCTTAACCACTCGGCACCCCCCAATACAGGTGGAATAAAGTGTGAAATGATGAAAGTCTAAAACACTTACAATCTCGGACAAATCCTTTAAAAGTGACGATATTAGGATGAGATGCCGTTCCAAAGACATCTACCTCATCCCAAAAGAGTTCCTCGTTGCGTCGGTTGAAGTAGCTTTCTGCAATTACTTTAATGGCGACCTCCTCCTGCTTGTATAGCCCTTTGAATACGGAACCAAACTCGCCCTGAAGTGAAAGTCaatgaaaatttatttcattaaagatTTTCCatcaccgacagagcataattgGTTATCATACTTTTAACTAGAATCGGTTTAtattcatgtaaatgtatataatatgtatgtctaattaaaataaaagtaaaattaagtgaacttgttttgcctttggtagaTACACAATCAGTCCTTCATTTCagatagggcatagtgccatggatttttttcgggacataattaattattttcaatatttttgtaataaagtaaaataagaagctcaaacttttcaatgctgGTTATGGTGTACAGTAAGTAATTATTGTAACTAAGGAAAACACTAGTTTGTCTGATCCTGTTATTTATAGAGAAAATGTCATTCGTCAGCAGTGTAGCATCATCATTTAAATATAGTAACATTATTCTGATTTGCATATTGAGCACTTTTAACATGATTACATAGATTAACACTATACTTTTTTGCTTACTTattatctatatacattgtatatttatctattCTTAATAGAAATCCATGGCATCTTGACTTTCATGAGATAAAATAAGCCATACTAATGTTATCATATATGGGGATTCACACATAGAAAACACATAATGTTTACCTGCCACCTGATTTAATGACATGCCTTTATATGTCAAAGCAAGAAAATCTGTTTAGCAAACTTTTTGCAGGTGACCTGTAAAACTGCTCATAATTTACTCACCTGCCCCAAAACTTTGTCCCTATAGACATGTAAATCCTTCTTGGAAATAAGAAAATCTAATTTATCTCTCGGACTCCTGGGTAATCTGTCTGAGTGTGAATCCATTGGACTGCCAGGAGAGGTTatttcaggggagataactcctcgGTTGGCAGGGGTAGTAACAGTTTGGAAAGCAGGGGCGATAATCACAgagatttgttgttgttttgtaacTTGATCTTCTTGTAAAACAGATTTCAATTGTGTTTCCTCAGGTCGAAGCACCTGtagaatttcactgaaaaaatgGAATGGTATAGTCAGAAGCATATATACATAGGGATCGGAAACTCCTCATTTGtcttgttgacaggcagagggacctgtGGTATTTAGGCATTTCCCCATTGCTAACCACtttaaatatattcttttaaaacatgatacatatgatacatatttttgcatcaatacaaagtttaaacattatgtaATAGTTTGATATGACCTGAGTTTTAtagattaatttgtttttatacaatttttaaaagcatgaaaatatgttaaatagagtAAATACATCAAATAGAAAATAAGAAGGCAGCATTTCTTCCATAGAAAAGGTAATCGCCACAATatattaaagggagataacccttgCTTACATGCACTAATTCTTAATCTCCATAGAAAAGGTAATCGCCACAGTAAATTAAAGGGTGATAACCCTTGTTTACATGCACACATTCTTAATTTCCATAGAAAAGGCAATCGCCACAGTaaattaaagggagataacccttgTTTACATGCACACATTCTTAATTTCCATAGAAAAGGCAATCGCCACAGTaaattaaagggagataatccatgcTTACGTGCACTCCTTCTGAATCTCCTGAAAAGTTGGCCGTTCCCTTGGTTCATATTTCCAGCACCACATCATAAGGTTCCTGACCTGTTCCGGACATCCTTCTGGACTCTCCAGTCGGGTCCCATCCACAAGTCGTTGTGTTAGGTCTTTTAAGTCCTTGCCGTAGGACGGACGTTTGCCGTGAGTAAACGCTTCCCACAATACCACTCCGTAACTCCACACATCGCCAGGGGTGGTGAATTTCAAGTGCATCAGTCCCTCAGGGGAACACCTATATCAACAAACAGTGGATAAATAGTCTATTTAACAAGAATTTCACATAGTTATTTGTGTGTAAGTTCATTAAATGTTCACTcgatatatataggatcttacatgagtgttcatttcatgagattttatgaaacaagtctaggaagtttttatttttgcaagccttggctcatatgaaataaacataaatttaagatactttttatcacataactacaaaaaccTAATAACAAAAAGTTTCACGCCAAAATGTATTTTTCGAAAATCCAGTGGTGGCAGGCATTTTGTCCCCCTCTCCTTGTAATCCTGACTTCACATAATttttcatgacgtcattttattgtttctgtctgacgccACAATGAATTTTCAGCAAATGAAAATcactccaggtcatattacactagtgacacatgcaaaaatattgaacaGGCTGATATGAATAACGAAAATAAGGACAAATAATTACCTAGCAATAGATTCACAGTCAATCACACACTACTTTtgtatatgcatattacagagtaatctgtccttgcgggtaggtattgattgtaacgtcacatgtttgcaagcgtaaccaacatcatatttttctgagaaaaaataatgacgtcataatggatacctatccgcaagggaaataactctgaaatatgcaaagatAGAATAGTGTCCGGAGAATCAGGTACAGCTTAACACCCATGTATGTAAACAATAAGTCAGGATCATTAAGTTATACTTGATATACTGATCTCTGTTATTCCATCTTAGCATATCatagagttgcctcccttgcaGGAattaggtatctattgtgatatcattattttgtcagCAAAACTCATGTCATTTTCATAGGAAACTTTGAATGTGACcttcgcaaacacatgatgtcacaatcaatacctacctacaagggcagataaccctgtaatatgcaaaattaCAGAATAAAGCATGATAGATTTATGAGTGCTGTGATTATagatcaaattaataaaatacaaaaacagaACTATGCACAACTTTCACACTAAATATTGTTTTCTCACCAAGATGCTGGCAGTTCCTTTTCCCTTGAACGGCGATAGTATTCTTTGTCATTTAAGTTCCTTGCCAGTCCAAAGTCAGAGATCTTAGCACGTAGACCTATGGTCATTAGAATGTTTCTGCCAGCAAGATCCGAGTGAATGATTCGTTTTTCTGACATGTATTTCATTCCCTGTAAAATCATAGAGCCAAAACTGAActcaaattatcaaaacattaaattaGAATGGTTTAAATCATGTTTAGAATGGTTAGAGAATACAGAGAACTACAAATGTTAGTTTGAGACATACTGAAAATAAACTTAATTTCACATCGatttaatttcaacaaagattttatttcacaatCTATACTTTTCtgattctatatatatatagaaaaaataattataagtaatataagaaatataattcaatattatatttatatataatattagaaataatattatatttattaatttatatatatacataaataaattgaattatttagaatacatatatatatatacatgtatatatatatatggccaTAACATGGTAacatatatagatgtaatatctaaataaatGATGTCATAGAAACAAACATGAGGCCTAtaggccttaacagtcatctgagtTGAATATAGaaagaaacaaagacatataaacactatatactggcccttgaagtcggtcagtgattttatagaTTTGATTTTTTGATCTATGAATAGcattgcttccatcaaacctgagaattttagtcattttgaccctatttggccccgcccctctggtcccccagggggtcagtgAGGACAggtatggatgttaaaatgctatatctctgGCTAATAAACAGACCCCAGTgtcatatatttcacaattttgtaaaggaacttaagacctttccatctatgaaaagtatttgattctccaggatttcagaagaagatttctGAAGTTTAAGCCCATTTGACCCCatccctaaggcccctgggagtaagtcatggaaaatttgttaataggattcaatggccatctcatactgataattctgacaacatttgactcatttgcCATTACATATGACCATATAATGTTCAGAAGGTGGAAacgagagaccccagggtcatataatctATAACTTTGTAAAGGAAacgagagaccccagggtcatataatctATAACTTTGTAAAGGAGacgagagaccccagggtcatataattcataattttgtaaaggagacgagagaccccagggtcatataatctATAACTTTGTAAAGGAGacgagagaccccagggtcatataattcataattttgtaaaggatctttctatctatgaagagtatttgattctaccacatctgtgagtggagaaaaagatttgaaattttagtcaattttaccccttttggccccttccacagccccctgggtgttgggggtcatataattcacaattttgattcaccttatgccttagaaggtttgtgcaagatttcattgaaattgcttcagcagttttggagaagttgaaaatgtcaattgtttacggacatactaCGGACAAAAGgggattagaataggtcacttgagactttgtctcaggtgacctattAAAATGTCATACTGACTGATTAAGGCATAGCATTATACGAATCAGACAAAGGAGACACTTTGTAGAATAGAGAAAAGCATGAGTTGAAAAAGTACCATACCTCTGCGATGTCCAACATTATATCCATCAGTTTGTCTGGCGAGAGGCACTGGTTCTTTTCCTGTTGTTTTCTCAGGAAACAACTCATTGACCCATTATCTACATACTCCATGACGATCTCtgaaatacacaatttataaaaGTATATCAATCTTCAGGTcaacataaaaattaaaaccaGTTTTAGTGAAGCAGGAACTTAAGTATTTGATCTttgcaatgttttgttttgatcagaaaaaaaattggaTCAAGTTAGAAGTAGTTCTGTCAGATGTTTAAAGAAATCATATTGATGGATTGAGGTATCTTATATTGACAGATAAATAATTTGGTATGGACAGATAGAGAGGATCTTACATGGGTGACTATGTGATAAGtccaataatttgatatgccacgagcctttagtcacgagtgtaagttctatttatcacataacttttattaattgaaatataagcaaaactttaaacttttgtctctatataaaactatagaAATGTTATCATCTGAAGATAAAGCTTATGAACAAAAGAGCTCTAGAACTTACTATCGTTACAAATGCCGAAGAAACGGACAATGTTGGGGTGACGCAATTCCTCCATCATTTTCGCTTCTCGTTTGAATTCCTGACTCTCCAGTACCGATCTGTAGTCCTTTCCCTTAAGACACTTGGCTGCTATCTGTATACGCCGTTCTTGGAACCTTAAGTAGCCCAGCATCACTTTCCCGTAGTGTCCCTGTGGTAAACAAAACACTGTCTCGGTCAACATAACTATTTCTAGTTCATGTAATATCATATTCACCAGCACACACGTTCATAATTGTATAAATTCTTGGCACTTTTACATTCTATCTTTTACAAATGATATAATAAGAGCAAAATTCACTCAAAATAGACTTAAAATATCTTCTAAACATTAATGTAAAAGCAAAAGTCAGTAGCacttttaagcattgatgtcactattttttaattttatcggggtatcaaaaaaaaaaaaaaatagttttcaaactgtgtgaatccgcctggccaatcagaaagccagatttggtatgaaaacaaagaaatattaattatagTCTATTGTCAAACAGATGAAGTAATATAGATTATTTTTAGAATTGAATCATGTTAACTATTCAAAAATTAGagcatattgaaatataatcaGAGGTTTTTACGATCACTATGTTTTAGTATATTTACCTCTCCGAGAGTTTTATTGGAGATTTCTAGTTGTGTGCTCCTGATCATTGCTGGATTCTCCGAGTTCGGGTCTGGTAGAGGCCTCTGAGGGGTAGGAAACGGGACATTGGGTAAACTTCTACGGGGAGCTGGAGGAACAGGCCCAGGTCTGTGGTCTTGTATTGGGGGCACTTCTGGAACcacttgttttactgtaaaagaaattataatttcatgcaagttaaTTTCTTATCTCTaatttctttcttattttttaagTACGCAGGGTACTGTTATacattaaatgaataaatatgtgGAAGTACAGagaaaaatacacattcctgtctaGTGTCCTGACCAGGAATCAAACACCGGTCTCCAGCGTGAAAATATATCTACACTTCTCTATCTatactgagccaaagaagcacgCCCTGTGGGTTGATTGACAGAGgctgtatttaacactatgtacaaaccaaaCCGACCCCCTCATTTTAGATATAGGCAGGTATCCTTTCTACCCTCTTCCTGTGTAAGATTCATGAGTGTTCTCTTACCCTGACAGGGATATCCACAATTTTACCaatgtgagatttttctatttcatccTAGGGTAAAGATAAGCTATACAAGAACTTTGCTCGTGAGACACAAGTGATCATAGAGTTagagaaaaagtcattattatacctcactttcatttagaatatTCTGATTGGATtgaacttgatcacatgacattgaataattCAGATATTTCACTGGAAATGGAAGGGGAGGGAattaaccccagggaaataacctcTTAGAAGTTCCGCATGcgaccggaagttgacgtcatctgcagcgtcaaccaacaatggcaatGCAGTCACTTTCTTATGTGCAGCCACACGAATTTAGCAATGTTGTTTGGAGATATCTTCATGAGTTCTTTTACTAGAGATTTAGATATCTTGTTGATTTAACAAATTAATGGattggttttaattttgttcattatAATGAAAGaattatgtccctatgtgtTGGGGTACATCTAGAAtggtctccctggaaagagttattcttcaccctcgagaaaataactctttccagggagacaattctagatgtaccCCGACAGAAAGAGCTATAATTGTACATTACAGACATGTGAAATCTGACCTTCATGGAACAGCATGTTAAATCTGACCTTCAGGGAACAGGCATGTTAAATCTGACCTTCAGGAACAGGCATGTTAAATCTGACTCAGGGAACCTTCTGCCTTCAACATGTAATCTGACCTTCAGGAACAGGACATGTTAAATCTGACCTTCAGGGAACAGCATGTTAAATCTCATGTTAAATCTGACCTTCAGGGAACAGACATGTTAAATCTGACCTTCAGGGAAACAGGCATGTTAAATCTGACCTTCAGGGAACAGACATCTTAAATCTGAACTTCAGGGAACAGGCATGTTAAATCTGACCTTCAGGGAACAGACAATTTATACATTACCTCTTGTTTCATGATCCTCTTCAGTATGATGGAAACTATCTTTAAGTTCTGGAGTACGGAAATCTGACGGGATAGCCGGAACTTCATCATCACTCTCTGGCTCGTGTGATGTTTCTGCTTCTGACCAAATCGGATAATTATCATCCTGGATGCTATCGTAGTCATGGTATTCATTAGCTGTGGAATTAAAGATTCACTTTTAGGAGGATGTGAAAGTTTATCACATACTCTGCTGTACAACCAGGGACTTCAatgatgtaatatttttgcatatttcacTAGTTTAATGTAACTTTAAGCATTTTCAGTGGTTAgattttttatcataatgtcATGATTTAACGTCAGTAACCAATGAAGTGAAATCAGGATTCAAGTAAAATCTAAAATCGTCACCGGTACAGAAAGTGTAAATGTTTAGAATCACTGACTTACCATAGGATGCTGTTAGAGTGTTAAGGTCGCGTACAAGTTCCTTGGCTGTGGGGCGTTCCTCAGGGGAGATCACTCTACACTTATCAATCATGTCGGCCATGGTGGTCTTACACTTAGTGATGTGTGTGGGGTCAGAAGTCTGAATCCTCAGACCTTCAATGTTGGGTAACCGGTTATTGTCTGATCGATAAAACTTCTTTTGCTGaaggaaattaaaaaagaaaacatcatCAACTGCTAATAtggtcaaacttgtctataaagaccagcGAAGGGACAAAGCCAAGTAGTCTGATAAACTGGTCAAAATGTATGGAAATTGGCTATTTCTTTACCCTAGAAAAGTCATGTTATTACAATTATACGGGGTGGTCGCTAAGTCAGGTTGGCTGTATTCATTTGTCTGTATGATTTCCACCTCCACATATCTAAGTGGGGAACTGGAAAGGATACAGTATGGCACGAGACACAACAGGACTAAATGGACACTTTATTTAAACTCACAAAATCCAATTATGAACAAAAAACACTTACTCCATCAAATGACATTGATGACAGAGGCGGCTTGTCTATGGGGTTTTCTCCCAGGGCAAACATCTCCCAGATCGTTGTACCGAAGGCAAATATGTCCGACTTCATATTTGTACAATCATGTTCTTTGTCAAATAGTTCTGGTGCGACCCATGGATACCTAGTAACACAATTGGTAGGAATTTTCTTAATACAGACGCCAGCAGAACATATTTATCATAAGgtcaataattgatgtttaaatttgaatatgtctaattaacacaaaaatatacataaaataatctGTTTAGCTTTTGTTGTCTATATCTCATTCCATAAAGGGCATGCTTTTTTTGgatgaaattttaaatataGTTTAAACACCTTTATTCtgaagtaaaacaaggaactcAAGCTATATTTGTAAAAGTGTAAAGTAAAAACTTTTAGGgttctgaagaaaaatactgatttgtttttaatatgtaaGAATTACCATTCGTTGTAGCACCTTTGACAATGTACAgtgtaacttgtatatatataaacaagatgTCACCTTTGCTAGCCTGTTTGGCCGGGATAGCCATGTTATTGGATTATACAGATTTAAACTATTAAACCAAATTAATAAGGAAAATCCGCAGCTCTACAATCAAGTAAgtatagacaggaatccagttTAGACTAATACctgttttttaaagaaaaaaaaaactatctttctcgataactaaaattttcaattttaatttaaaaaccaGTTAAATAAGAATAACATTCACAGATTTGAAATTTGAATAGATATTCCTATCTACATAATTCATGGAGATtaacttttgcaaattttcTTAGATTGCAAAATTCACGGAAAGTAAATCGTACACGTAAGAAAGTTGATTTATAGTGCATTATACCATGATCTGGATGTTGATATCTAGACTGTTATAATAGTAATAATGAAGATGTCTTCAGACAATTCCCAAACACAGTCTATAAATCTCCAGTGATGATGACACAAACTGGATCCACCAAAAATGCTTGTACTTAATAAATCATATCTctgtaacctttgacctttaacTTTGCCCGATGAAAATCAATCAGGCCAAGGTCAAGGTTTTTCTGAGTTGACACACACCTTTTCTTGTTGACCTTTTCACTGTCAGCCATCGAAGGGCTGTTGTAGACTTGTACCATGCCCGGGTCTCCGATCTTAACGACTATCTCATTAATGTCGTATACATATACGAGGATATTTTGACAGCAGATGTTGCCGTGGTGAAGATTTCTCTCTTCCTGTAAGCATAAAACAACATATTGTTTAGTATCATAGCATGGTCTAGTTTGATTAGTGtaatatcctattaacagccagggtcatgtaaggacgtgccaggtttagatggtggaagaaagccagagtacccggagaaaaaccaccaaccagcagttAATTAGTACCTAGCAACTTGCCACATGTGCTGGATAAACAATTATCAATAAGACTCTTACACAGTGTAAACAAATTTCCTTTTTTGCATGtaatttaaatttgtatattcTTGAAAGTTGATCTCCGTGTTAATACCTACATCACTTATTACTTTCATTTCCCTTCAATCTTTAAATATGCGTAAGTTaatcttttcaatattttgttctTAAATGGATATCACAAAATTTAATAGCTGTGATCAAAACTTTATAACAGTAGAATGAATACCAGAACCACAATATGTAACAAGGTCACGAGTCATAACCCAATCACCCCTATAGacacatttaaactcttctGATTCCAAAGCTGGAAGGGTTCATTCTGAATAAGTTAATGGTCACTAAAATTCTTCAATATAATAGAAGTAATATGTCCATTTTTGTCCCAACTTTCAACCCCTTAACATTGTCTTCTTGCTGTCAATGTTGATTTAAACAAACTAGAAGTTTTCTGTTTCTCTATATAGTATCTCACTCACCATatctaacatacatgtataacatgtatagTAAATTTGGACAAACTCTCagaatacaaaattaataagaCTTTCAAAAAACAATTTTGTCAGGTTTCCTCTGGTTAGCAAATTTTGTCATTGTATATTaaaagagttatctgtccttgcaggtaggtatctaAAGTGATGTTGTGTTTTTAAGAGTGCACAGTCATATGTTTCAAGCGATTTGaattttgttcacaaaataatgacgtcacaaccaaTTCTTTCCAGCAAGGAAAAAAATTCTGTCatttgcaaagacggaatacaatACTTTATGTTGCTATAGTTACCAGTTGATAAAGTCCTTGTGCCACCTGTAAAGCAGCGTACACAAGATGGCGGATGTAGATGGGCTGATCTGTTCTACGATTTGAGAAGAAATGCGATAACGATCCCTCCTTGGCATAGTTCATTACAATTTTAATTGGCATCGTCATACAAACTCCTATAATTCCAGCAAAATAAGTAGGCTCCTGTACTTCACGAAATTTCATTTGTTGTCGTAGTGCGTACAGGAAAGGCTGAAATTGGAAGAGCAAACTATTGTATTTATAGAACCATGAACTGCAATTAAATACCATATATGAAAAGTTAATTATCAATGAAATACTTGTACTGAATTTTTTAAACCCATgctataaaatgtttattattcAGTATTAAAATTGCCATTAGTACCATCAATAATCCTGGAACTAATTCATTTTCTTTTGCACAAAATTGTGTAATCAAtcaaataacacaatatttcaTTTGCAGCGTTTACATGCATTATGTATGTAGATTAAAATTCTGTAATTGTTGCAgatgacagaaaaaaatgatgtgGTTCAATAACTAGACTACATTATTGTTATACTTTATTCATACATTGCTGTTATTTATTGTACTCCATTGTAACCGCCCCTCCCCCTTGTTacctctccccccccccccttgttACCTCCCCCCGTCTCCCCCACTCCCACCCCCATCCAACTGTTGCTGACATGTACATCATACCTCCTGACAATTGTATAGCTGGTTCGGTGATGTCCTCGTCCTCAGACTCTTCACAGCAACAGGCTGACTATCCTTGTACAAACCTTCGCACACCTCCGTGAATTTACCAATCCCTGTGAAAACAAtaaagagttgtctccccttaatgACCAGGTTTATCGATCCATGGGAAAACCCAATGAGTTAAGAACTAAATATGTATAACTAATGGCCTGAAAttcaaacttttaaaagatTGTTTTTATTCATGATCATTATATAACTGCAGAATTTTTCAGGTTAACAGAAATAGAATATATGAAGTCCCTAATTTACTAAGAGAGATTTTCTGGAAATAACTGCAGCGACCTTGAATGAGACATGAAATTAAAGCTTGGTCACACCATTTTGATTCTTCAAACAGTTTAGCAATAAGACAGCAAACTATTCTTTTCTAAAAAGAACAAGAATGAACTTGTTCTTGACCTATTAATACCACAAAACTGTTTTAGGCAATCTGATTCTTTTCATAAATTTCTGTAAAATGGAGCTGCTAAAGTAATGacaattattttctaaaaatagcaataaagactttttttcatctttttacaGAGTTACATACCAACAACTTTCTTCAATCTGAGATGAGATTCGGGGATTATAACTGGTTGCCGTGACAACACATTCTCATCTTTCTGTTGCTGGTCTTCTTCAGGGATGGCTTCCTTCTCATCCATAAACAACCTTTTCAACACACCACACGCTTCATCTGAAATAAATCATAGATAAGAAATGAGAGACCAATGACATCATTTTGATGTGATGTCATTGAAAAGACATTTGACCTCTGATAATAAGTTTTATGCCAGAACAAAAGTTTGACCTCACTTGACCTGTGAGCATGAGGTCATAGTGACCAATTTACAGTGCATTGTTCCTTGCATTTAAGGATATACATGGAACAGCAGTCAACAGGGTGTGTTAAAATTAGGGGTGCCATGATACGGTAAAAGTGTATTGCAATacatattgcaatattttgacccCCATGGGCGTAGCACTTGGATCAAAACTTTCGCATGAcccaaactatttttt from Argopecten irradians isolate NY chromosome 15, Ai_NY, whole genome shotgun sequence encodes:
- the LOC138308775 gene encoding tyrosine-protein kinase JAK2-like, which translates into the protein MSGSGHTLLLGSTSGTTFNGDSSGQMRCLQSNDSSCEVPMVSGKASLATVHLHGGYTESLSLGDMTKSGEDIIRKLLGIHYPTIGPAAIHLFGLAVLDTKKNDRFIWKSPRCLIKELQGQIKNDANLKLYVRMRFVPAKDRLPKLNIFGEDVTRYLYHQLREDLLSERIKNIYGSRNQLTSPKCRGLAVLNLLIDSRVQKKPVETILDTRKLKDFLPPSECVAFLKKMKLEKNMKDHVKKFDLSHPENSTDIEELMRGYIRDILKEILDYSVEQYDANTFDMAQSNNIRIPKKILIDIHHNPSGVFIDGLPFSRIEDLYSASITPSYTSNTWNVHVDRNNGRPEVLEFESQELAQSFVSCLDGYYRLTHDFYFSLCRDMEPLSLRSLKQIKSHGPMETTCAIEKLSSKMDDQECYYLCKQDINDFDKFILVYPSRGQIMTEHVQQVQGMFYLLRDKEMFDSDPGKLVPHLLQTEHNNNILSNNMIRLSPKYEACGVLKRLFMDEKEAIPEEDQQQKDENVLSRQPVIIPESHLRLKKVVGIGKFTEVCEGLYKDSQPVAVKSLRTRTSPNQLYNCQEPFLYALRQQMKFREVQEPTYFAGIIGVCMTMPIKIVMNYAKEGSLSHFFSNRRTDQPIYIRHLVYAALQVAQGLYQLEERNLHHGNICCQNILVYVYDINEIVVKIGDPGMVQVYNSPSMADSEKVNKKRYPWVAPELFDKEHDCTNMKSDIFAFGTTIWEMFALGENPIDKPPLSSMSFDGQKKFYRSDNNRLPNIEGLRIQTSDPTHITKCKTTMADMIDKCRVISPEERPTAKELVRDLNTLTASYANEYHDYDSIQDDNYPIWSEAETSHEPESDDEVPAIPSDFRTPELKDSFHHTEEDHETRVKQVVPEVPPIQDHRPGPVPPAPRRSLPNVPFPTPQRPLPDPNSENPAMIRSTQLEISNKTLGEGHYGKVMLGYLRFQERRIQIAAKCLKGKDYRSVLESQEFKREAKMMEELRHPNIVRFFGICNDKIVMEYVDNGSMSCFLRKQQEKNQCLSPDKLMDIMLDIAEGMKYMSEKRIIHSDLAGRNILMTIGLRAKISDFGLARNLNDKEYYRRSREKELPASWCSPEGLMHLKFTTPGDVWSYGVVLWEAFTHGKRPSYGKDLKDLTQRLVDGTRLESPEGCPEQVRNLMMWCWKYEPRERPTFQEIQKECTEILQVLRPEETQLKSVLQEDQVTKQQQISVIIAPAFQTVTTPANRGVISPEITSPGSPMDSHSDRLPRSPRDKLDFLISKKDLHVYRDKVLGQGEFGSVFKGLYKQEEVAIKVIAESYFNRRNEELFWDEVDVFGTASHPNIVTFKGFVRDYKERKM